One region of Esox lucius isolate fEsoLuc1 chromosome 17, fEsoLuc1.pri, whole genome shotgun sequence genomic DNA includes:
- the zc3h10 gene encoding zinc finger CCCH domain-containing protein 10 encodes MPDRDSAYLSGGGGSSSSGVGGSVGDEGGLGAGFGGGTGEGRGGSGIGGGSGSGSGGMGGGGALGNGNNCGGGGPGGLGSGPAPDGVCRDFLRNVCKRGKRCRFKHPDFNEVPDLGVQKNEFIFCHDHQNKECVRSNCRFVHGSKEDEDYYKKSGELPLRLRGKVAAGLGLSPMDLPHSRGEVPICRDFLKGECQRGNKCKFRHVKKDYEYEPARVGVGGVMGPGASGMVNTGGGVGGVGVGACGGMAGLVGGGVGSNMMGMGCPSLGGCRDPGISGVGGVGGSGMGGCLAMGASGQRRFDRGPCSVYDPLFESGLYETGPLEAPVDHTTLQLKRRRLEGLRLDGSGGGHYELGLQAALPPRPLDYRFLEEENTLLRRRVEELKKQVSNLMATNEVLLEQNAQFRSQTKVSVMTLSSTPAPSEQTMAPPVGAVSSYNHSIAQTHTTLSSAGLQPRTVTLTQQDLVAPTGAPTVPPSNAAPPSAPPPHLNPEITPLSAALAQTIAQGLVPPVSMAPVTVSVAPVAVSMAPPLPGITISHATTPMVSYPIASQSMRITTIPH; translated from the exons ATGCCTGACCGGGACAGCGCCTATCTTtcaggtggtggtgggagtAGCAGCAGTGGTGTGGGTGGTAGTGTGGGCGACGAAGGGGGGCTAGGGGCTGGTTTTGGAGGGGGCACAGGAGAGGGCCGGGGTGGATCAGGGATAGGTGGAGGAAGTGGCTCTGGTTCTGGGGGcatgggtggaggaggggctCTTGGGAATGGGAACAACTGTGGGGGAGGTGGCCCCGGGGGCCTGGGGTCAGGACCGGCTCCAGACGGAGTCTGCAGAGACTTCTTGAGGAATGTGTGCAAGAGGGGCAAAAGGTGCCGCTTCAAACACCCTGATTTCAACGAGGTGCCAGACCTCGGGGTCCAGAAGAACGAGTTCATTTTCTGCCACGACCACCAGAACAAGGAGTGTGTCCGCTCCAACTGTCGCTTTGTTCATGGCTCCAAGGAGGATGAGGACTACTATAAGAAGTCAGGGGAGCTGCCCCTCAGGCTCAGAGGGAAGGTAGCTGCAGGGCTGGGCCTGTCTCCCATGGACCTCCCCCACAGCCGAGGGGAGGTCCCCATCTGCAGGGACTTCCTAAAAGGAGAGTGCCAGCGGGGCAACAAGTGTAAGTTCCGCCACGTCAAGAAGGACTATGAATACGAGCCGGccagggtgggggtggggggtgtcaTGGGCCCGGGGGCCAGTGGGATGGTAAACACGGGtggtggggtgggaggggttGGGGTGGGTGCTTGCGGGGGCATGGCTGGACTGGTGGGGGGCGGAGTTGGGAGCAACATGATGGGGATGGGGTGCCCCAGCCTGGGGGGGTGCAGAGATCCGGGCATCTCAGGTGTGGGGGGCGTAGGGGGGAGTGGGATGGGGGGCTGCCTTGCCATGGGGGCTTCAGGACAACGTCGCTTTGACAGGGGCCCCTGCTCGGTATACGATCCCCTGTTTGAGAGTGGCCTGTATGAGACCGGGCCATTGGAGGCCCCTGTAGACCACACAACGCTGCAGCTGAAGAGACGCCGGCTGGAGGGGCTCCGCCTGGACGGAAGTGGAGGAGGACACTATGAGCTGGGGTTGCAGGCCGCCCTACCACCACGCCCCCTGGACTACCGCTTTCTGGAGGAGGAGAACACCTTGCTGAGGAGGCGggtggaggagctgaagaaACAG GTCTCTAACCTCATGGCCACCAACGAGGTGCTGCTGGAGCAGAATGCTCAGTTCCGGAGCCAGACCAAGGTGTCAGTGATGACTTTGTCTTCCACCCCTGCCCCATCTGAGCAGACCATGGCGCCCCCTGTGGGTGCGGTGAGCTCCTACAATCACAGCATcgcccagacacacactacCCTAAGCAGTGCTGGGCTGCAGCCTCGCACCGTCACCCtcacacagcaggacctggtggCCCCCACCGGCGCCCCGACAGTACCCCCCTCCAATGCAGCCCCGCCCAGTGCCCCCCCTCCACACCTCAACCCAGAGATCACCCCGCTCTCAGCCGCTCTGGCTCAGACTATTGCCCAGGGCCTGGTTCCCCCTGTCTCTATGGCCCCTGTCACTGTTTCTGTGGCGCCTGTGGCAGTATCCATGGCACCGCCACTGCCGGGCATCACTATAAGCCATGCCACCACCCCCATGGTGTCTTACCCCATAGCCAGCCAGAGTATGAGAATCACAACCATACCCCACTGA